CGACAAACAGCTGAAGGCCAAGTTCTGGTCGCGGCCAATGAAGTTCGCCATGAATCGCGACACGACGCTGTCGATGGTCGGTGTGCCGAAGGCTCAGCGCCGGCAAGTGGAGAAGCAATATGAGGGTGGCATTCTGAAGTTCGTGCAAGACAGCGTGGAAGCTGTTTTTCGCGATTTGCCGCTGCAAGACAACTACTTCTGGCGCGTCTATATGACGGGCAGCTATACGCCCGAATGTTGCCCCGAGTATCTCAAGCCGGATAACTTTCAAAAGCTCAAAGGTGGACTCGTTGACCGCGTGACGACGCACACCGATTCGGTGCAGGCATTCTTGGAACAGCACAAGGGAACCATTTCGCGGTTCGTGTTGCTCGATCACATGGACTGGCTGAGCGACAAGTTCTTTCCGCTGCTGGAACTGGAGTGGCAATCGATTCTCGAACGCGCTGACCCCGGCAAGACGCGAATCATCTGGCGCAGTGGCGGCTTGCGGACGGACTTCATCGAAAAGGTCAGCGTGACGGTCGATGGAAAACAGCGGATGCTCACGGAGTTCCTGAAGTTTCATCCGGACCTGGCGGCCGAGTTGCACGAGAAGGACCGCGTGCATACTTATGGCAGTTTTTATATTGCGGACCTTGCGGCCTGATTTAGTGTTGCACCTTGAGCTTGCCTCGTTAGCGGAATCAATCCATGGGTTGGTGGTCTGATCTGAAAATCCTCTATCACCTGGCACTCAAGCCAGTGCGAGGGAAAGACCACGCTGCAAGGCTCGAGAGTTTTTACTCGGGCCAGGCCGAAGCTTACGACGACTTTCGTAAGCGACTGCTCAAAGGCCGGCAGGAGATGTACTCGGCAGTGCCCATTCCCGAGAACGGCTTGTGGGTCGATATGGGTGGCGGCACCGGCGCAAACCTTGAATACATCGCCGACAAGTTGCCGAAGCTGCGGAAGGCCTATGTGCTGGACCTTTCTCCCTCGTTGCTAGCGGTCGCACAGAAGCGAATCACCAGTCGCGGGTGGACGAATGTCGAAACGGTCGAAGCCGATGCGACCACTTTTCAACCTGCCGATGGCCCGGCCGATGTGGTGACGTTCTCCTACTCGCTGACGATGATTCCCGATTGGTTTGCCGCCATCGAAAACGCGATTGCGATGCTCAAACCAGGGGGCACGTTGGGGGTCGTCGATTTCTACGTTTCGCGAAAATACCCGCGCGATGGCTTGAAGCGGCACAGCTGGCTGACACGGACCTTCTGGCCCACGTGGTTCGCCATGGACAACGTTTATCCGTCGTCCGATCACGTCCCTTTCTTGCATCGCCACTTCGAACCCCAGCGGTTCGACGAAGAGAAGGCCAAGGTTCCATACATCCCGCTGATGCGTATGCCGTATTACGTATTTGTGGGAAAGAAGCGCTAGCCCAACATTGTTCTTGGCAAGAATGCAGTGAGAGATCAAAATAGCGTCTTCGTGGACCTGCAACGGATTGGCAGGTGGGTGCTTGCTTCTCTCCCAAGCATGCAGGCATAAATCGCATTTGGAGTCGCTCTGCATGACCACCTTTTATCGCTCGCTAATCATCTGCTGCGCGGTCGCGCTGGCCAGTTTGAATTTGCCGGCTGCTTCTGGCCAATCGCTGGCGGACTTAAAGAAGGCTCAAGAGCAGACGCACAAGCATCTCGACAAGATGCTGGCCGCTACGATCGGCATTCACTTGGAAGACTCTTCGGGCAGCGGCGTGATCGTCAGCGAAGATGGTTACATTCTGACTGCTGCTCACGTGATTGCCGTGCCGGGCGATATCTTTGAGATTGAACTAAGCGATGGTCGCAAAGTGAAGGCGAAGTCGCTGGGCATGGATCACGACTGGGATGCCGGCATGGCCAAGATCATGGGCGAAGGGAAGTGGCCGTTCGTCGAAATGGCTAAAGACAAGCCCAAGCCCGGCGATTGGTGCCTGGGGACGGGACATCCCGGCGGCATCTTTACCGATCGCAAACCACCGCTGCGACTGGGCCGAGTGCTGGTTGTTGGCGACGGCAAAGATCCAACCAAGGGGATTCAAACCGACGCCACCGTTTATCCGGGCGATTCGGGTGGTCCGCTCTACAATTTGCAAGGCGAAGTCATCGGCATTCATTCGAACATTGGTTACGGCGTGCTGGAGAACCAGCATGTGCCGGTCGAAGTGTATCGTCAGAAATGGGACGACTTCAAGGCGAGTAAAGAATCGGGCGATCCGCTCTATCTGGACGACGAAAGCGATTTTTTCCTGCTCGAATTTGTGCCTGAGTCGATCTTGATTTTTTACGACACCATTGCCAGCTGGTTTACCGAGACTCCCGACTGGTATGGTCTGGCCAAAGACAGTGCCGAAACGCTCTCAGGCGTGGGAACCATCACGACGCCGCTGAAGAGGACGATTGTCGATGTGCTGGCCGACGAAGTCCCTGTCGCGATGGGCGTGGCAGTGAATCGCCGAGGACTGATTCTCACCAAGCTGAGCGTGCTCAAGGGGGAACTGATCTGCCTGATTGATGATGAACCGTTTGCTGCCAAGATCGTGTCTCGCGATGAAGTGCACGATCTAGCGCTCTTGCAAATGGAAGAGCCGCCACCGCTCAAGCCGATCGCCTGGGCCGATCGCTCGCCCCAGACGGGCGATTGGTTGGTAACGCCCGATGTGGATTCGTCGCCCCTGTCGCTGGGGGTAATGAGTAACGCAGTCTGCAAGATTCCTGGCGCACCTGCGGCGCGCGGCGCAATGAAAGTTGAGGTGGGCGATGCCGAAAAGGGTGGTGTGCAGATCAAGCGAGTCATTTTCGGCGGTCCCGCAGCCCGCGCGGGAATCCGCGTGAACGACTGCCTGGTCGAGTTCGAAGGCAAGCAGATTGCCGACGCCGAGGCACTCTTCAAGCAGATGGAGAAAACGAAGCCCGGGCAGGAAATTGGCGTGAAGGTGAAACGGGCCGATCAAGAGTTGCAAATCAAAATGAAGCTGGTTTTGTTTGTCGATGAAGATGAAGAATACTCGGGCAGCTTGAGCGAACGGCGCGGCGGCTTCCCGGCGGTTTTTGCCCACGATACGGCGATCATTCCCGAAGCGTGCGGCAGTCCGGTCCTCGACCTCGAGGGCAAAGTCGTTGGGTTGAACATTGCTCGTGCGGGTCGCGTCACCAGCTATGCCATCCCTGTCGACGAGCTGAAGAGAGTCGTGCCGAAACTTGTTAAGAATGCCCGGCGAGCTACCAAACAGCAACTGGCCAAGGCGAATGCAAAGCCAGCGGCCAAGCCAAGCGTCGAAGCGGCTGACGACAAGCCGATGCCCGCGAGTAAGGCAACGTCGCAGGACGCGAAGACCGCAGTTCCGGCACCCGCCCCAATGGCACCTTAGGCAGTTGCTCGATAAAAAGAGGGCATGTCTCCTCATGCCGGTCAAAGTGCTGTCAGTTTCGTTGTCGACGTATTGCTTCGCGGTCGGTGGGCCTGGCTCCTTTTAGGCATCGTCCTGGCGGCAATCGCCTATCCCACTTCGAAGCAAATGAAGTTCGACCGTAGTGTCGAACGAATGTTCGCTGCCGACGATCCAGTCCTGGCACCATACGAACGGCTGAAGGCGCAGTTCGGCGGCAACGAAGTTGTGCTCGCCGTCTATCCCGATCCCGATCTCTTAAACCCGGATGGCCAAGGCCTCAAAAGATTGGGTGAAGTCAGCAACAGACTAAAGGCCGTCGACGGCGTGAAGGATGTCCTTAGCCTGGCGGAAGTGAATGCCCTGCTGGAGAAGCTCACGGCAGCCCAAAACTTGGGCGGGATCTTCAACTTTGGCAGCAAAAAACCTAAGTGGAGCGGCCCGGCACTGCTGAATCCGGACAGCAAACTAGCGAAGAACTATCTGACGCTATTCGAGGGATATACGCACGGCCCCGACCAGCAAACCGCTGCACTGGCTTGCATGCTGGAGCCCGCTCCACCTGGTGAAGTGCTCGATGCTCGGCGCCGCGACCAGACGATTGCCTCGTTGCGAGCAATTGTCGAGAACCTGCCCGCCGGACTGACCGGCGGAGTACTCGCCGGCGAGCCGGTCATGGTCGTCGAGGGATTTCAACTGCTGGAGCAAGACGGCAAGCGTCTCGGCCAATGGTCTACGATGATGCTCGGCGTGACGATCATCATCTGCTTTTTCAGCCTCCGTTGGCTAGTCGCTCCGATTGCCGTGGTGCAATGGTCCCTTCTCGTTACGCAAGCGATTCTGGTCTGGTCGCAACTGCAACTGACGATGGTCAGCTCGATGCTTTCGGCAATTGTCACGGTCGTTGGCGTGGCCACAGTGGTCCACTTGATCGTCCGTTGTCGCGAACTCGAAACCAGCGGGCTTGATCGCTACACGGCCTTTCGCCAGGCAATGATCCTGCTGGCAATTCCGATCGTCGGTGCCATCGCTACCGACGTCGGTGGCTTCGGTTCGCTTTGGTGGGCCAGCGTCGGCCCCGTGCAAGACTTCGGCACCATGATGGTCATCGGCTCGATCCTCGTCATTCCTGCGGTTGCACTTCTCGTACCCGCCATCGCACTTGTTCAATTCCCATCCTGGTCAATTAAAGACGCAGCACCTCCGCACCAATCGCGGCTCGATTCCTGGCTACATCACATGCTGACCGGCATGTTGCGTGAGTTGCGACGGCGACAAATTAGCGCTGCAATCGTAATCTCCGTTGTGGGGCTGGTGATCGCGCTCGGCGCGGTAAGACTTGATGTTGAAACGGACTTCACTCGCAATTTCCGCTCCGGCAGTCGCGTAGTGATGTGGTACGAGTTCGTTGAGACGCGTCTGGGTGGCGCGGGTGTATGGGATGTCATCATTCCCGCTCCACCAGAACTCGATGAGCCTTACCTGGCTCGCGTACGCAAACTGGAAGAACGGCTGCGCGCGATTGAAGTGCCGGGAACTCACGGCGCGCCGGCCGAGCCGGGCCTGACGAAGGTTCTCAGCCTCGTCGATGTGATGGATGCTGCCAAGGACTCGCAGCTGCTGGCGATTCTGGCACCTGAATCGCGCGCCGAGATGTTGAGCGCAAATCTACCTGTCTTCGCAGCTGCTCTTCGCTACCAACCAGAGGACAAGAACTTGCCCGGACGCATGCGCATCATGCTGCGTGCGCACGAGCGACAGCCTGCCCAACAAAAACGTGCGTTGATTGAAGAGGTTCGCCGAGTCACGTTGGAAGAGTTTCCGCCAAAC
Above is a window of Anatilimnocola aggregata DNA encoding:
- a CDS encoding DUF3419 family protein, giving the protein MSFLDWVSGRVFKFVHGNNLVYNTCWEDPRLDHVALNLGPQDNVLVITSAGCNALDYAIKGPNHVHAVDMNPRQNALLDLKKAGIRALEYEDFFKLFGQGYHPNARKLYQDKLRKELPQWSQNYWDRWIKFFGDKNRSFYFRGTSGQFARMIKIYTDRVIRVRPLIDAALNAKSIEEQREIYDKQLKAKFWSRPMKFAMNRDTTLSMVGVPKAQRRQVEKQYEGGILKFVQDSVEAVFRDLPLQDNYFWRVYMTGSYTPECCPEYLKPDNFQKLKGGLVDRVTTHTDSVQAFLEQHKGTISRFVLLDHMDWLSDKFFPLLELEWQSILERADPGKTRIIWRSGGLRTDFIEKVSVTVDGKQRMLTEFLKFHPDLAAELHEKDRVHTYGSFYIADLAA
- a CDS encoding class I SAM-dependent methyltransferase, whose amino-acid sequence is MGWWSDLKILYHLALKPVRGKDHAARLESFYSGQAEAYDDFRKRLLKGRQEMYSAVPIPENGLWVDMGGGTGANLEYIADKLPKLRKAYVLDLSPSLLAVAQKRITSRGWTNVETVEADATTFQPADGPADVVTFSYSLTMIPDWFAAIENAIAMLKPGGTLGVVDFYVSRKYPRDGLKRHSWLTRTFWPTWFAMDNVYPSSDHVPFLHRHFEPQRFDEEKAKVPYIPLMRMPYYVFVGKKR
- a CDS encoding S1C family serine protease, with translation MTTFYRSLIICCAVALASLNLPAASGQSLADLKKAQEQTHKHLDKMLAATIGIHLEDSSGSGVIVSEDGYILTAAHVIAVPGDIFEIELSDGRKVKAKSLGMDHDWDAGMAKIMGEGKWPFVEMAKDKPKPGDWCLGTGHPGGIFTDRKPPLRLGRVLVVGDGKDPTKGIQTDATVYPGDSGGPLYNLQGEVIGIHSNIGYGVLENQHVPVEVYRQKWDDFKASKESGDPLYLDDESDFFLLEFVPESILIFYDTIASWFTETPDWYGLAKDSAETLSGVGTITTPLKRTIVDVLADEVPVAMGVAVNRRGLILTKLSVLKGELICLIDDEPFAAKIVSRDEVHDLALLQMEEPPPLKPIAWADRSPQTGDWLVTPDVDSSPLSLGVMSNAVCKIPGAPAARGAMKVEVGDAEKGGVQIKRVIFGGPAARAGIRVNDCLVEFEGKQIADAEALFKQMEKTKPGQEIGVKVKRADQELQIKMKLVLFVDEDEEYSGSLSERRGGFPAVFAHDTAIIPEACGSPVLDLEGKVVGLNIARAGRVTSYAIPVDELKRVVPKLVKNARRATKQQLAKANAKPAAKPSVEAADDKPMPASKATSQDAKTAVPAPAPMAP
- a CDS encoding efflux RND transporter permease subunit; the protein is MSPHAGQSAVSFVVDVLLRGRWAWLLLGIVLAAIAYPTSKQMKFDRSVERMFAADDPVLAPYERLKAQFGGNEVVLAVYPDPDLLNPDGQGLKRLGEVSNRLKAVDGVKDVLSLAEVNALLEKLTAAQNLGGIFNFGSKKPKWSGPALLNPDSKLAKNYLTLFEGYTHGPDQQTAALACMLEPAPPGEVLDARRRDQTIASLRAIVENLPAGLTGGVLAGEPVMVVEGFQLLEQDGKRLGQWSTMMLGVTIIICFFSLRWLVAPIAVVQWSLLVTQAILVWSQLQLTMVSSMLSAIVTVVGVATVVHLIVRCRELETSGLDRYTAFRQAMILLAIPIVGAIATDVGGFGSLWWASVGPVQDFGTMMVIGSILVIPAVALLVPAIALVQFPSWSIKDAAPPHQSRLDSWLHHMLTGMLRELRRRQISAAIVISVVGLVIALGAVRLDVETDFTRNFRSGSRVVMWYEFVETRLGGAGVWDVIIPAPPELDEPYLARVRKLEERLRAIEVPGTHGAPAEPGLTKVLSLVDVMDAAKDSQLLAILAPESRAEMLSANLPVFAAALRYQPEDKNLPGRMRIMLRAHERQPAQQKRALIEEVRRVTLEEFPPNANQRSTERAEVTGFFVLLTSLIESMLRDQWTTFALASGAIAAMLLVLFRSIKLMLIGLVPNALPIFLVMGLLGWLGLRINMGAAMIAAVSMGLSVDSSIHYLDAFLRARQRGLSVADALAEVQSSVGRAMLFSTLALIIGFSVLCTSEFVPTVYFGALVSLAMLGGLLGNLVVLPLLLGWFVRDEKIAETGGYGSTAPLGSTNAAGE